tctaatttatataaactttgattagctggaacgatttcAGGTGCAATCCGACGTAAACGAATAAGCCCTGAGAGAGATTAAAACCCCTTTTATTCATTTTTGACTAGgaagggatttaatccccttcaATTCACTCGTAACCGAACGAGCCCTTCCTCGGTACTGCAGCTCAGTCCCCTTCTAGCTGAGCACGGCGGCGTCGAGGAGGGTGTCGCCACGGGCGGCTTCAACCGCTTCCTCCGCCGCATTGAACACTATAGCTTATTAGCTTCCACGGCGGCTTTCAGTGCTTCCGAGGCGGCTTCACCCGCTTCCTCCGCCGCATTGAACACCATAGCTTCCACGGCGGCTTCCTCCGCCTCCGTCTCCTGCATGAAGGTTTCCGCGAGTTCGAAGAAGAAGTTGTCCTCCGATGCTTGGGTATCCGCCGCGTCCGTGTCCTGGAGGACGTATTCCGCCGCTCTGCGTGCGACGGCTTCCGGTGCGTCCAGGGCAGCCTCATCGTCCTCCGTGTCCTGGAGGACGAATTCTGCCATTCGGCGTGACAAGGCTTCCAGCGCGTCCAACATATCCTCATCGGCGTCCGCCGCCTCCGTGTGTCGGGGTCGGAGGACGGATTCTGCCATTTTTCGCGTGCGACGGTGTTGGAGAAAGATGCAGGATCGACTGAGTTCAACAAGCCGGCGAGGGCTTGAAGATGAACAGGAACGTTCAGTTCAGATGAAAAAAGAGGGAAACAGGAGGAGGAAATCCTGGGTATATATACACCCAGTGCTTTCTCCATCTAATCTAAACAAACACGATGTTTTCTCCATCTAATATATCCATCTAGGAAACAAACCCGCTTCCTAAACTTTCTCTCTGGATAAATAACAGACTCTTCACAACTAGATATAACAGACGGCTCCCGGCGCGTCCAAGGCCTCATCGGCGTGGGCCGCCGCCAAAATTATGGGCTGTTTTCACGCCCGAGCCATGTCTCCCGTCGAGATGGAGAGTTGGGAGACGGAGGCGCTTGAGGACTGAGAACAGATCGAGGCACGCAACGCTAGCGCTCAGGGATTGATCGATCGACGTGCATGCGTAGGATCCGTAACCCCTTGAAGGCTAAACAATTGATCCAAATACTTTCAAATACATCTAAAGAGGAATAGGCCTAGTATATCCGATGTTCCGATTTTCCTTTGATGTTTCAAACCTGAGATCTCGTGATTTAATGGGACAGCTATTACCATTGTACAGGCTTGCCCTTTAGATTAGGTATAGAAATAACATATTTTGGAAGTAAAAATTGATAAAATTTAAATTATCGTTCACTCAAAATTTTATGAAAATTGCTGCATTGTTAATAATTTTAATCTGTTATCACAATACTTTATAGAAATATTGATAGGATTCATGTCCATGCATTATAGCAGAAAAATATCTAGGCCAAACCCATGATAGCCAGCAAGATCATAATCTCCATCACTCCTAAAATTGGCCTTAAGGCAATGGGCCAGGTCCAAGTCCAAAGATAGGCCAGGTCAGTCGATTCCCATCCCTAATAAAATTAATTTGTACCTTAAATCTGATAGGCGTACATATTACAGATCCAATGAGGTTATACGTGAGCTATCTGCTTAATTTCTTTTCTCATCCAGAGCCAGTGCTCGTGCATTCTAAGTTTATTTTCTTCAGCCGCAAAACAAAATCAAACTACCACCTCCAATCTGTTAAAGGCAAGCGCTAACTTAGCGCACGCATTGTATTACAGCAAAACATTGATGAATGCATTCCTTTCCTTTCTGAAAGGATTGACGCGAGCTTAAAGAGCTTCCGTAAACCCCTTGAAGGCCCCTAGCTATCTCATGTGTCATCAAGCCATCTCTTTAGCTTTTCTCTTATCCTTTCGCTTCTGCTCTTGTGTACCTGAAAAAACACAACAAAAGATTTTAGGACACCGGGGACTGTTGTTTATACAGGTTTTGGCCATTTTCTCAGTATAGCTGCAGGCACAAAGCAAGTTGACATCTATTGCTTCCAAATAACATGAGATGCAACCATACAGGTAAAGCAAACAAAATGGTTTTGACATCAATATAAATATGGTAACAAGTTCAGCTCTATTCAGGGTAGGTGCCCATTTCTTGTTTTTTAATGGAATTCAGCAGCTGGGCATCCTCGATCAAAGATGAGGCCAGACTGCAAGTGAAGCAAAAGAAAGAGAAGGAACAAAGAATTGTACGTTTCTTTTCTTCATGCTTCTTCCGCCTCCAGTTCTCAGCGACTCTTCGCTTTTCCCTTTCTTTGTCTATGTTCACACAGACCTGAAAAGTGCAAAGAAATATATAGCACATAAGAACAGGACACTAAGAGATGTGAAAAGAGCAACTAATCAAAGAAACACATCCACAAAAATTCAAACTAAGTTTTTAACCGCAAAGAACAAAAAATGTCTATAGATAACTGTTAGAATAGGAACCCATACCCTAATCAGGGGTTGGGAGTGGTATTAAATAGGGAGAGTAactgggccaaggcccattacacaggggtataacggtcattacacagggaatagcacaaaccctagacgggtagtctaacacccccccgcagtcacaactctatcctgtacagatgttgagactggatcggaagtctaaaaagacactcgacggtaaccccttggtgaagatgtcggcgaactgaagcgtggtggggacgctgagaacgcggacgtcaccggcagcgacacgctcgcggacgaagtgcaggtcgatctccacatgcttcgtgcgctgatgctgcacggggttggtggagaggtagaccgcgctgacgttgtcgcagtagacgagggtggcgcgctggaggggactgtggagctcgtggaggggactgcggtactcggcctcagcgctggagcgagagacgacgggctgcctcttggcggcccaagagacgaggttggcgcccaggaagacggcgtagccggaggtggaccggcgcgtgtcgggacagccagcccagtcagcgtcggtgtagaccacgagctccgacgtcggggatgggcggagtaggagaccgtagtcgagggagccgcggaggtagcgtagaatccgcttgagcgcagtgagatggggctcccgcggagtgtgcatatgcaggcacacctgctggacggcgtaagcgatgtcgggcctggagaacgtgaggtactggagcgcgccggtgaggctccggtaggacgtcgcgtcggcgaccggaggcccgtcgtcctcagagagcttcgcctgagtgtcgacaggcgtggagcagggcttgcagtcagacatgccagcccgctccaggatgtcgatggcgtactggcgctggtggaggaagagaccctggggccgacgttcggcggtgacgccgaggaagtggtggaggggccccaggtccttcatcgcgaactcccgctgaagggcgacgatcgtgcgctgaaggaggtcggcggtggatgccgtgagcacaatgtcgtcgacgtagagcaggaggtagacggtgtcgtcgccgcgccggtagatgaacagggacgtgtccgacttggcctcgacgaagccgacagaagccaggtaggaggcgaagcggctgtaccaagcccgtggcgcctgcttgaggccgtacagggatcggttcagccggcaaaccaggtccggacggtcagcgtcgacgaagccggtgggctggctgcagtagacagtctccgtcagagtgccatggaggaaggcattcttgacatcgagctgatggatcgcccagtcgcgggagagggcgagggagaggacggcgcgaacagtggcgaacttgacgacagggctgaaggtctcgtcgtagtccactccggggcgctgggtgaagccccgaaggacccaacgggccttgtagcggtcgagggagccgtctgaggttagcttgtggcgaaatagccacttgccggtgaccacgttggtgcctggtggacgcggcaccaggtcccaagtgtggttggccaagagggccgcgtactcctcctccatagcgcgacgccagtgtgggtcggcgagggcagtgcgaacggaggagggtaccggggaagcgtcgggtggagtgctggtggtagcggctgccaggatgagccggtcgacggggcggagaacgccagcagcgcgtcgagtcaccatcgggtggacgtgcccggggtcgcgatggatggcgaccgggtggtatacggaTGACTCGGAGTGAGCCACCGGAACGTCGGGAGCGGCAGGAGGGGCCGGCtcacggcggtgatagacgacggcggggtcggcgaagcgggcCGCGCTCGTCGATGGGCACGCGTCGGGGGGTgccgaggtagtggcgtggccgcggcgatggtagacgagggcggggttggcgaatcgagccggagtcgacggggccgcgcgtggcgcaggcggggtcgacggggccgcgcgtggcgcaggcggggtcgacggggccgcgcgtggcgcaggcggggtcgacggggccgcgcgtggcgcggaagaggtcgtgggggccgcacgaggagcaggtaacggcgcaagacggggagccgaaggtgggggaggaatcggatcggactcgaggagggagtcaagatcggtgggtggggtggagccagcaaggggaaacacatcttcgtcaaagacgacatgacgagagatgatgatgcggtgggaggtgaggtccagacaccggtaccccttgtggtcaggggagtagccaaggaatagacagcgggtggagcgaggagaaagcttatgtggagcggtagcggaagtgttagggtagcaggcacagccgaacacgcgaaggtggtcataggaaggggctgtgccgtaaagggcgaagtggggggtagggtggcgtaccgccttcgagggaagacggttgaggaggtgggtggcagtatgcagggcctctgcccagtagctggcagggagagacgcctggaagaggagacagcggagcatattagtggtggtgcggatcatgcgttcggctcggccgttctgggcagaagtgtaggggcacgagagacgcaactggacgccatgagtgaggaagaaggagcgagaggcgttgttatcgaactcgcggccattgtcacactgcagagcacggaccgggcgacgaaactgagtggatacccaggtgaagaagtgtgtgagggtggtgaatgtgtccgacttcaaccgaagcgggaaggtccagagaaaatgggaaaaatcatccaaaatcaccagataatatttataaccagaaagactgagtacaggggaggtccaaaggtcacaatgaaccagatcaaaagcctgctcagcccgagaagaagaagtagtaaatgggagacgagtatgtcggcctaactgacaagcatgacagagaccctcaaaatgtcccctactacatgaaagatcgagactactggtaatcttggtcatgacgtcgggtccaggatggccgagacgtcgatgccatgtggtggaggaggtggtggcgaccaaggcaggaggtggagacacgccggcggtggagggctggagcgtgtagagaggccccgagctgtcacagcgggcgagaagggtcctggtggccagatccttcacagaaaaaccagaggggtcaaactcaatggaacaggagttgtcagtagtgaatcgacgaacagaaagaagattgtgggtgatgtggggagctacgagaacatcgttgaggtaaaacggcccagggagaaccgaggcacctactgaggtgactggcagagtggaaccgtttccaacgacgatcgaggatgggtgagaggggagtgggggatgagagcgagagagcgtgcctgccgtgggggtggtgtggtacgaggcaccggagtcgatcacccagtcggaggggggtggggtcatcgccatggtgctgaaggcAGCAGCGAGGGAGGTGCTGTCCCAACCACCAGCCGGCGGGGACCAAGGCGTCGAGGTGTGGGTCCCCGGGGGCAGGAGCGCGGGCGGAGCCTGGGGCACGACGGGAACACCATAAGGAGGTGCGCCGTAGTGAGGTGTAGTCAggagggcgggcgccggaggACGGGGGGTACTCGGTGTctggcccggccacatggcgatggtcccggtccaggggttgtagaaggacggccacgcgtggccgccaccccggccggagggaccaccacgagaggagccgccgctcccatggccgcccttgcgggagcgacgaccCCCGTCGGTCGTGGAAGTCGGACGAGGGGCCGCCGGGACGGCAGGTGGGGGGCGGGTGGGAGCCCCGGTCGACGGAGGACGGGTGGCCTGGCCCCCTGAAGGCGGCTGACCACTGGTGGGAGCGCTGTAGAGGGCCGAGGCAGGAGTGGGTGCCTcattcgccatggtgagctcctcgaggagaagctcgttacgca
This portion of the Zea mays cultivar B73 chromosome 2, Zm-B73-REFERENCE-NAM-5.0, whole genome shotgun sequence genome encodes:
- the LOC103646219 gene encoding uncharacterized protein codes for the protein MAESVLRPRHTEAADADEDMLDALEALSRRMAEFVLQDTEDDEAALDAPEAVARRAAEYVLQDTDAADTQASEDNFFFELAETFMQETEAEEAAVEAMVFNAAEEAGEAASEALKAAVEANKL